A window of the Aliivibrio salmonicida LFI1238 genome harbors these coding sequences:
- a CDS encoding acyltransferase family protein — protein sequence MKNPHKIASLELGRLFALFAIIALHSQIFMTYLLVDDVPVFGYAFNQLTRFAVPFFFILSGYLIQPKLSTSPFNTLKKYSSPLIKIWLVWSLLCLAMPFNWQRVATDGYLAERTGYWNWLTQNPLNALMEGGMVHLWFIPALVIAVAIIALFIHFNKSSLLIPVAVILYAYGVMGGSYQTLTEVWTPFFTRNGPFFSTLMVVIGFELRKRKVTLSSTKSLLLLLAGIVVHFSEAYWLTTYHVPFNQHDFLTGTPLIGIGLFLLLLSRPNVGNHPLTFKLSRHVLSIYICHLLFVVVMLNITGMMGITLAAKDFLIVFGTVVLSTSFVLIVDRTFLKRWLFR from the coding sequence ATGAAAAACCCTCATAAAATCGCGAGTTTAGAGCTAGGGCGACTGTTCGCTCTGTTTGCGATTATTGCTTTGCATTCTCAAATCTTCATGACCTATTTATTAGTCGATGATGTTCCCGTTTTTGGTTATGCTTTTAATCAACTGACCCGTTTTGCTGTTCCCTTCTTTTTTATTCTGTCTGGTTACTTAATCCAACCTAAGTTATCAACATCACCGTTCAATACACTTAAGAAATACTCATCACCATTAATCAAAATCTGGCTAGTTTGGAGCCTATTATGTCTAGCAATGCCATTTAATTGGCAACGGGTAGCAACGGATGGGTACTTGGCTGAGCGTACAGGCTATTGGAATTGGTTAACTCAAAACCCTCTAAATGCTTTAATGGAAGGCGGTATGGTGCATTTGTGGTTTATCCCTGCATTGGTTATCGCGGTTGCGATTATCGCATTATTTATTCATTTTAATAAATCGTCTTTGCTTATTCCTGTTGCGGTTATCTTGTATGCTTATGGTGTTATGGGCGGAAGTTATCAAACATTAACTGAAGTATGGACGCCCTTCTTTACTCGTAATGGTCCTTTCTTTAGTACATTGATGGTAGTGATTGGTTTTGAACTGAGAAAACGCAAGGTAACGTTATCTTCAACAAAATCCTTACTACTCTTGCTGGCAGGTATAGTTGTTCATTTTAGTGAGGCGTATTGGCTAACCACTTATCATGTTCCTTTTAATCAACATGATTTCTTAACAGGCACACCATTAATAGGTATCGGTCTATTTTTATTGTTGTTATCTAGACCTAATGTAGGGAACCACCCGCTGACGTTTAAATTAAGTAGACATGTACTTAGCATTTATATTTGTCATTTATTGTTCGTTGTAGTGATGTTGAATATTACAGGGATGATGGGTATAACATTAGCAGCAAAAGATTTTTTGATCGTGTTTGGGACGGTTGTCCTATCTACTTCATTCGTTCTTATTGTAGATAGAACTTTTCTTAAAAGATGGTTATTTAGATAA
- a CDS encoding alpha/beta fold hydrolase — MSQEIYFGTEKKFSFKRSALNAVTRLHHMLIPDHAKKMGRKLLLTPVRTKPKNTEPSGLIKSKLNSPEGELSLYQLGSGPVWVLAHGWSGNSSQYYPLMEYIASKGFTAVAFDHSAHGQSEGKHAHLPAFIEGLNAVLDEQDEVAGVISHSMGTAAVLECHHIKLDDTPLLLIAPVLNYTENLFNSIERSGYSIKLFKAIVGDIEHQYQRTIDSFNPYQRLQQRTSQTIIVHDKEARFTSFDLSKSASEHIENVTLYPTENQGHGRVMASDAVMKAFDVLNRI, encoded by the coding sequence ATGAGTCAGGAAATTTATTTTGGAACAGAGAAAAAGTTCAGCTTTAAACGCAGTGCTTTGAATGCTGTTACGCGCTTACATCATATGCTTATTCCAGATCATGCAAAGAAAATGGGACGAAAATTACTATTAACACCAGTAAGAACAAAACCTAAAAATACAGAACCTTCGGGGCTAATAAAAAGTAAGTTGAACTCACCGGAAGGAGAGCTTAGCTTGTATCAGTTGGGGTCAGGTCCTGTATGGGTGTTAGCTCATGGTTGGTCTGGTAATTCAAGTCAATATTACCCATTGATGGAGTACATTGCCTCTAAAGGTTTTACTGCCGTAGCTTTTGACCACTCTGCTCATGGCCAAAGTGAAGGCAAACATGCGCATTTACCAGCCTTTATTGAAGGACTAAATGCGGTACTCGATGAGCAAGATGAAGTCGCGGGTGTTATCTCTCACAGTATGGGCACCGCTGCTGTTTTAGAGTGTCACCATATTAAATTAGATGACACACCCTTGCTTTTGATCGCTCCAGTATTGAATTACACCGAAAACTTATTCAACAGTATTGAACGTTCGGGCTACTCAATTAAGTTATTTAAAGCGATTGTTGGTGATATTGAACATCAATATCAACGAACTATCGACAGTTTTAATCCATACCAGCGATTACAACAACGCACAAGCCAGACTATTATTGTGCATGATAAAGAAGCTCGATTTACGAGCTTTGATTTATCAAAATCTGCTTCTGAGCACATTGAAAATGTCACATTATACCCAACAGAAAATCAAGGGCATGGACGAGTGATGGCAAGTGATGCTGTTATGAAAGCGTTCGATGTTTTAAATCGTATTTAA
- a CDS encoding NnrS family protein, with amino-acid sequence MNITDKAVEEKIPPFLRLGFRPFFLLGSIYAIIAVSVWVWAFQTGQPSQLTVPALWWHVHEMLFGFSMAIVAGFVLSAVQNWTGVKGTSDKRLGFIVLLWLLPRILFWTPTPLWIISSIEALFLAAIAYEVRFRVIKTKGVRNFFFIPLFIVAIAANFASYATIKGLPPFTSAAVWESMLWWFTLLISVMGARVIPFFTARRFQFEKAQPILWLEALCNIPLAMLFILSFFPLTAEEISPYLMIVAGFAQLIRMGRWKSHKTLSEPLVWSLHAGYLCIPVSLLIRGFADDGFISHTAIHLFAIGALGGVILAMIARVTMGHTGREIYKGPVMWPAFSAIVLAAVIRSVGVIVFPEYMINMINIAAVLWAFAFGLFVWHFAPMLCKKRVDGHPG; translated from the coding sequence ATGAATATTACTGATAAAGCCGTTGAAGAAAAAATCCCACCATTCTTACGTTTAGGCTTTCGCCCTTTCTTTTTATTGGGTAGCATTTACGCGATTATTGCGGTATCTGTATGGGTATGGGCATTTCAGACGGGTCAACCGAGCCAGCTAACCGTTCCTGCTTTATGGTGGCATGTCCATGAAATGCTATTTGGGTTTTCAATGGCAATTGTTGCAGGGTTCGTGTTGAGCGCAGTTCAAAACTGGACTGGTGTTAAAGGAACCTCTGATAAACGACTCGGTTTTATTGTGTTGTTATGGTTATTACCAAGAATTCTTTTTTGGACACCAACACCACTTTGGATCATTTCTAGTATTGAAGCTTTATTCCTTGCTGCTATCGCGTATGAAGTTAGATTCCGTGTTATTAAAACAAAAGGCGTTCGTAATTTCTTCTTTATTCCTTTATTTATTGTCGCTATTGCTGCCAATTTTGCTAGCTATGCCACGATTAAAGGATTACCGCCGTTTACTTCTGCGGCCGTTTGGGAATCTATGTTGTGGTGGTTTACCTTACTGATTTCGGTAATGGGGGCACGTGTTATCCCTTTCTTTACTGCGCGTCGCTTTCAGTTTGAAAAAGCACAACCTATTTTATGGTTAGAAGCATTATGTAATATCCCGCTTGCAATGCTATTTATCCTTAGTTTTTTTCCATTAACAGCGGAAGAGATCAGTCCTTATTTAATGATTGTAGCCGGTTTTGCACAATTAATTAGAATGGGTCGTTGGAAGAGTCACAAAACATTAAGTGAGCCATTAGTATGGTCACTTCATGCGGGGTATTTATGCATTCCCGTAAGCCTACTGATCCGTGGGTTCGCAGATGATGGGTTTATTTCTCATACCGCCATTCATTTATTTGCTATTGGGGCACTAGGAGGCGTTATTTTAGCGATGATCGCACGTGTGACAATGGGTCATACTGGCCGTGAAATATATAAAGGTCCTGTTATGTGGCCGGCCTTCTCAGCTATTGTCCTTGCTGCTGTTATTCGATCTGTTGGTGTAATTGTTTTCCCTGAATATATGATAAATATGATCAATATTGCAGCCGTATTATGGGCCTTTGCATTTGGTCTCTTTGTTTGGCACTTTGCCCCGATGCTATGTAAAAAACGAGTTGATGGTCACCCCGGTTAA
- the nagE gene encoding N-acetylglucosamine-specific PTS transporter subunit IIBC — protein MNVLGYMQKVGKALMVPVATLPAAAILMGVGYWMDPTGWGANSVLAAFLIKSGGAIIDVMPMLFAIGVAFGLSKDKNGSAALAGFICFTVVTTLLSPAVVAQLESIPLDQVPSAFAKINNQFVGIIVGIISAEIYNKYSTVELPKALAFFSGKRLVPILTSIAGMALSFVLLYVWPAIFDALISFGTQLQSMGAVGAGLFGFFNRLMLTVGMHHALYPVFWFDVVGINDIPNFLGGAQSIADGTAVIGQTGMYQAGFFPIMMFGLPGAALAIYHCAEERNKAAVFSIMLAAAMASFFTGITEPLEFSFMFLAPWLYLIHAILTGISLYIAASMHWMAGFGFSAGLVDFALSTQNPLAVKWYMLIPQGLVFFVLYYTIFRFAIKKFNFLTPGRGEDMNKDDSVEENITDVATAYIEAIGGSENILEVDNCITRLRLTVKDSSLADSDKLKSLGAIAVVPMGKGGLQVIIGLGKVDRVAAEMKVILKA, from the coding sequence ATGAATGTACTTGGTTATATGCAGAAAGTAGGTAAGGCGCTGATGGTTCCCGTCGCTACGCTACCTGCTGCTGCAATCTTAATGGGTGTTGGTTACTGGATGGATCCAACAGGCTGGGGCGCAAATAGCGTACTTGCTGCATTTCTAATTAAATCAGGTGGCGCTATTATCGATGTAATGCCAATGCTATTTGCGATTGGTGTTGCGTTTGGTTTAAGTAAAGACAAAAATGGTTCAGCGGCACTTGCCGGTTTTATTTGCTTTACTGTTGTTACTACCCTTTTATCTCCAGCGGTTGTTGCTCAACTTGAAAGCATTCCATTGGATCAAGTTCCTTCTGCATTCGCAAAAATCAACAACCAATTTGTTGGTATTATTGTCGGTATTATTTCTGCTGAAATTTACAACAAATACTCAACGGTTGAACTACCAAAAGCATTAGCTTTCTTTAGTGGTAAACGTCTTGTTCCTATCCTGACATCAATTGCGGGTATGGCATTATCATTCGTTCTTTTATACGTATGGCCTGCCATTTTTGACGCCCTAATCTCTTTCGGTACTCAACTTCAATCAATGGGTGCGGTTGGTGCTGGTCTGTTCGGTTTCTTTAACCGTTTAATGCTTACAGTTGGTATGCACCATGCCCTTTACCCTGTATTTTGGTTTGATGTTGTTGGTATTAACGACATTCCAAATTTCTTAGGTGGTGCACAATCTATTGCTGATGGCACTGCGGTTATCGGTCAAACGGGTATGTACCAAGCGGGTTTCTTCCCTATCATGATGTTTGGTCTGCCAGGCGCAGCTCTGGCTATTTACCATTGTGCAGAAGAACGCAATAAAGCCGCTGTTTTCTCTATCATGCTTGCAGCAGCAATGGCGTCATTCTTTACTGGTATTACAGAACCTCTAGAATTCAGCTTTATGTTCCTTGCTCCATGGTTGTATTTAATTCATGCAATCTTAACGGGTATTTCTTTATACATCGCTGCAAGTATGCATTGGATGGCAGGTTTTGGTTTTTCAGCAGGTCTTGTTGATTTCGCTTTATCAACCCAGAATCCATTGGCGGTTAAGTGGTACATGCTTATTCCACAAGGTCTTGTATTCTTTGTTCTTTACTACACTATATTTAGATTTGCGATTAAGAAGTTCAACTTCCTAACTCCGGGTCGTGGTGAAGACATGAATAAAGATGATTCTGTAGAAGAAAACATTACTGATGTTGCCACTGCGTATATCGAAGCAATTGGTGGTTCAGAAAATATCCTAGAAGTAGATAACTGTATTACACGTCTACGTTTAACCGTGAAAGATTCAAGCCTTGCTGATAGCGACAAACTTAAATCTCTTGGTGCCATTGCAGTGGTTCCAATGGGTAAAGGTGGTCTGCAAGTTATTATAGGCTTAGGAAAAGTGGATAGAGTCGCTGCAGAAATGAAAGTGATTTTAAAAGCCTAA
- a CDS encoding response regulator transcription factor translates to MKILVIEDDQTTREFIAKALEQEGFIVDNSGDGKEGLMMAISCEYQLIVLDRMLPNIDGLKILSAIRATGNNTPVLILSALDSVDQRVEGLIAGSDDYLTKPFALAELLARINIILRRNRPIESFSNEIKINNLLINLRSQKVTINNNAISLQNKEFILLRYLAEHVNEVVSRMRLFEAAWDYHFDPKTNVIDVHIAKLRKKLEQGGAINLIETVRGAGYVIRQA, encoded by the coding sequence ATGAAAATACTGGTTATAGAGGACGATCAAACCACTCGCGAATTTATCGCAAAAGCGCTTGAACAAGAAGGGTTTATCGTTGATAACTCAGGAGATGGAAAAGAAGGCTTAATGATGGCCATCAGCTGTGAATACCAATTAATAGTATTGGATCGTATGTTACCCAATATTGATGGTTTAAAAATCCTCTCTGCGATCCGAGCAACAGGAAATAATACCCCAGTACTGATACTTAGCGCGTTAGACAGCGTAGACCAACGAGTTGAAGGCTTAATTGCAGGCAGTGATGATTATCTAACTAAGCCTTTTGCCTTAGCGGAATTATTAGCCCGAATTAATATCATTCTCCGTCGCAATCGACCAATCGAAAGTTTCTCTAATGAGATAAAAATCAACAATCTCCTCATTAATTTGCGGTCTCAAAAAGTCACCATAAATAACAACGCCATCTCTCTACAAAATAAAGAGTTTATCTTATTACGTTACTTAGCAGAGCACGTGAACGAAGTTGTCTCTCGCATGCGTTTATTTGAAGCCGCATGGGATTATCACTTTGATCCTAAAACTAACGTTATTGATGTGCATATTGCTAAATTACGTAAGAAACTAGAGCAAGGCGGAGCGATCAATTTAATCGAAACCGTTCGTGGAGCGGGTTATGTTATTAGACAAGCGTGA
- a CDS encoding sensor histidine kinase, producing the protein MLLDKRDELYRSSILKLLIWFAIGLFSMMALLLYQLYSTSVHLYNKNLDEWLQAETSQLQTIAKTEGIEALHQSISNVNNSRYIYQLVNHAYPAPTDTSATTYPIIAQIKQYQAQNNLPEMRATKIELSDGSELTIGIDQERYLHFKNQLDSSVIWGTFFPFIALCLIAILIAVYILKRLNLVNQTMNRVMLGERNVRLKVGSDMNEFDLLALHLNNMLEQMESSESKLKSLTVDIAHDLRTPMSRIKLRIEDLLNDKNLSNTAR; encoded by the coding sequence ATGTTATTAGACAAGCGTGATGAACTTTATCGTTCTTCTATTCTAAAACTGTTGATCTGGTTCGCTATCGGCCTATTTTCAATGATGGCACTATTACTGTATCAACTGTATTCAACCTCTGTTCATTTATATAATAAAAATCTAGATGAATGGCTACAAGCAGAAACATCGCAACTTCAAACGATTGCAAAAACCGAAGGCATAGAAGCGCTTCATCAAAGTATTAGCAATGTTAATAACAGCAGATATATTTACCAACTGGTTAATCATGCGTATCCCGCACCGACAGACACTTCGGCGACCACTTACCCTATCATTGCCCAAATAAAGCAGTATCAAGCTCAAAATAACCTACCAGAAATGAGAGCAACAAAAATTGAGCTTTCTGACGGTTCTGAATTAACCATAGGTATTGATCAAGAACGATATTTACATTTTAAAAACCAATTAGATTCATCCGTGATCTGGGGGACATTTTTTCCTTTTATTGCGTTATGCTTGATCGCGATTCTTATTGCCGTTTACATTCTTAAACGATTAAACCTTGTTAACCAAACCATGAATCGAGTCATGTTAGGCGAACGAAATGTTCGTTTAAAAGTTGGGTCTGATATGAATGAATTTGATTTACTGGCTCTGCATTTAAATAATATGTTAGAACAAATGGAAAGCAGTGAATCCAAATTAAAATCATTAACCGTCGATATTGCTCACGATCTTAGAACCCCAATGAGTCGTATAAAGCTAAGAATTGAAGACCTATTAAACGATAAAAACCTATCAAATACAGCTAGATAA
- a CDS encoding sensor histidine kinase: MDTFNGMMELYHLEHVGTPIKKQSCDLSKIVRDAMEFAEPMAHDKQQKLYLTVEMPCPLYVNPSLLFRAIFNIIDNAIKYTHEGGVIEVIVDCFGVVVADNGVGIKPEDRERALDQLVRLDPSRTEHGFGLGLALVKTVMKIHNGKISLSDNYPGLRARLLFDETLNKQASDN; this comes from the coding sequence TTGGATACGTTCAATGGAATGATGGAGCTTTATCATTTAGAACACGTCGGTACCCCGATAAAGAAACAATCTTGTGACTTAAGTAAAATTGTTCGTGATGCGATGGAATTTGCAGAACCAATGGCACATGATAAACAACAAAAGCTGTATTTAACGGTAGAGATGCCCTGCCCATTATATGTAAACCCTAGTCTACTTTTTAGAGCCATATTTAATATCATTGATAACGCAATTAAATACACTCATGAAGGTGGGGTCATTGAGGTGATTGTCGATTGCTTTGGTGTGGTAGTGGCTGATAACGGTGTGGGCATAAAGCCAGAAGACAGAGAAAGAGCATTAGACCAATTAGTTCGTTTAGATCCAAGTCGAACTGAGCATGGGTTTGGTTTAGGATTAGCCTTGGTTAAAACGGTCATGAAAATACACAATGGCAAAATCAGTTTAAGTGATAATTACCCTGGTTTACGCGCTCGTTTATTATTTGATGAAACATTAAATAAACAGGCATCAGATAATTAA
- a CDS encoding DNA-J related domain-containing protein, whose amino-acid sequence MTDNKSVEQNEGQFENPLVWPLFEVLQELNQEWKVHTLSAYLIEKGLLKQLDESVDKDLFKRNFLIMNALYQLQTELYPEQWLQVEAMNIQLFSELETKNNEQTIDMAHPLREYYLDWINYQVEEGEVQRLLNEFWNNYRRYLGGTNASSMDRIQALKRFGLSESATEKEIRKQWRKLAMQHHPDRASGNAEQFRVMCEAWNVLR is encoded by the coding sequence ATGACAGACAATAAAAGCGTAGAACAAAATGAAGGTCAGTTTGAAAATCCCCTTGTATGGCCTTTATTTGAGGTTTTACAAGAATTGAATCAGGAGTGGAAGGTACACACACTTTCTGCTTATCTAATCGAGAAAGGTTTATTAAAACAACTGGATGAGAGTGTAGATAAAGATTTGTTTAAGCGTAATTTCTTAATCATGAATGCGCTTTATCAGTTACAAACAGAGTTATATCCAGAGCAATGGCTACAAGTTGAGGCGATGAACATTCAATTGTTTTCTGAGCTGGAAACCAAAAACAACGAACAGACGATTGATATGGCACACCCCTTACGTGAATACTATTTAGATTGGATTAATTATCAAGTCGAAGAGGGAGAAGTACAGCGCTTATTAAATGAATTTTGGAATAATTATCGCCGGTATTTGGGTGGGACGAATGCATCATCAATGGATCGTATTCAAGCATTAAAGCGGTTTGGATTATCAGAAAGTGCAACTGAAAAAGAAATCCGTAAACAATGGCGAAAATTAGCCATGCAGCATCACCCAGATAGAGCGTCGGGCAATGCTGAACAGTTTAGGGTGATGTGCGAAGCATGGAATGTGCTGCGTTAA